The Thermoanaerobaculia bacterium genome contains a region encoding:
- a CDS encoding SUMF1/EgtB/PvdO family nonheme iron enzyme: MNEVAPASLGDERRSPARAPGVVPIPAGMFDGQTVGPFLLGSTPVTNLQYAPCLAAGRVFEPPWWNDPAFHSPRQPVVGITWNDAVAYCAWLSEAFGGRWRLPTEREWEFAACGGLEAPLTAWGSAIPEGEIPNGPIAAPWDVGRGTPNGFGLLDMGTIVHEWCLDWRESERPDLPPRRASRGGSWRHQVRWSAPSARTSLPPEYRYSDYGFRVLRDAG, from the coding sequence ATGAACGAAGTCGCGCCGGCGTCTCTCGGCGACGAAAGGCGGTCTCCGGCCCGGGCTCCCGGCGTCGTCCCGATCCCGGCGGGAATGTTCGACGGGCAAACCGTCGGCCCCTTTCTCCTGGGGAGCACGCCGGTGACCAACTTGCAGTACGCGCCATGTCTTGCCGCCGGGCGCGTGTTCGAGCCCCCGTGGTGGAACGATCCGGCTTTCCATTCGCCCCGGCAGCCCGTGGTCGGCATTACCTGGAACGACGCGGTCGCCTATTGCGCGTGGCTCTCCGAGGCGTTCGGAGGACGCTGGCGTCTCCCGACGGAAAGAGAATGGGAATTCGCCGCCTGCGGAGGCCTCGAGGCACCGCTCACCGCGTGGGGCAGCGCGATCCCGGAAGGAGAGATCCCGAACGGTCCGATCGCGGCGCCATGGGACGTCGGCCGTGGAACGCCGAACGGATTCGGGCTCCTCGACATGGGCACGATCGTGCATGAATGGTGTCTGGACTGGCGCGAGAGCGAGCGTCCCGACCTTCCGCCCCGCCGCGCGAGCCGCGGAGGCTCCTGGCGCCATCAGGTCCGCTGGTCGGCTCCCTCGGCCCGAACCAGCCTCCCCCCCGAGTATCGCTACTCCGACTATGGATTCCGCGTCCTGCGCGACGCGGGGTGA
- a CDS encoding ABC transporter permease: MIRVLAENEMLKIFRRKRFRVVVLILVCLTAVFVYGNWRSRKRDEARHGARDWRAETQRRIVEMQNQLRSRQLPDSYRRWMTFETTRLQYSLDHGFDPNALTGPFFSRHFIVAASFLLLPLLVTLFASDLVSSELAEGTIKLLLTRPVRRERVLASKTIALFACVTLTVALAALVSYLFGGIAFGFRGWGAPTLTGFRPSPSGLDVSAVRQVPLWQDALRVYGLGWFAAVVVGAISLLLSILFRTTAAAMGTMLSLLIAGTILPRFATGWDFAKYLFPTNLPLPDYYSGTPPPIAGMTLGFSVVNLALWGAAALVIAFIVFSRRDVRV, from the coding sequence GTGATCCGCGTCCTCGCCGAGAACGAGATGCTGAAGATCTTCCGCCGGAAGCGTTTCCGCGTCGTCGTTCTCATCCTCGTGTGTCTGACGGCGGTTTTCGTCTACGGCAACTGGCGTTCGCGGAAGCGCGACGAGGCGCGTCACGGCGCGCGGGACTGGCGCGCCGAAACCCAGCGGCGCATCGTCGAGATGCAGAACCAGCTCCGGAGCCGGCAGCTCCCCGATTCCTACCGGCGGTGGATGACGTTCGAGACGACCCGCCTCCAGTACTCGCTCGACCACGGATTCGACCCGAACGCCCTGACCGGGCCCTTCTTTTCCCGGCACTTCATCGTGGCCGCGTCGTTTCTCCTCCTTCCCCTGCTCGTGACACTCTTCGCCTCCGACCTCGTCTCCTCCGAGCTCGCGGAGGGCACGATCAAGCTCCTGCTCACCCGGCCGGTCCGGCGCGAGCGGGTTCTGGCGTCCAAGACGATCGCGCTGTTCGCGTGCGTCACGCTGACCGTCGCGCTCGCCGCTCTCGTGTCGTATCTCTTCGGGGGGATCGCCTTCGGCTTCCGGGGCTGGGGCGCGCCCACCCTGACCGGATTCCGCCCGTCGCCCTCGGGCCTCGACGTCTCCGCGGTGCGGCAGGTTCCGCTCTGGCAGGATGCGCTCCGGGTCTACGGTCTGGGGTGGTTCGCCGCGGTCGTGGTGGGGGCGATCTCGCTCCTCCTCTCGATTCTCTTCCGGACGACGGCGGCCGCGATGGGCACGATGCTTTCCCTGCTGATCGCCGGGACCATCCTTCCGAGGTTCGCGACCGGCTGGGATTTCGCGAAGTACCTCTTCCCGACGAATCTCCCGCTTCCCGACTACTACTCCGGCACGCCCCCCCCGATTGCGGGGATGACGCTCGGCTTTTCGGTCGTGAATCTGGCCCTCTGGGGCGCCGCCGCCCTGGTCATTGCGTTCATCGTTTTTTCCAGGCGCGACGTCCGCGTGTAG
- a CDS encoding ABC transporter ATP-binding protein codes for MTVLAARNLTKRLGGREVVSDVSFTLDGGEILGFLGPNGAGKTTTIRMLTGLIRPDAGSVEIAGFDVRRDFENAMRHVGAIVESPDLYGELSGRENLDLFARMIGRDAARRIPELGALVSLEGRLDDRVSTYSLGMRQRLGLAQALLGEPRVLILDEPANGLDPAGIREIRELLRALAGERGLAIFLSSHLLSEVEQTCDRVAILHRGRILALDSVERLLASRARVRFRTSIPKAARAALRRHAAEEPEIEGDAFVLADVAEDEVPRALTTLAAEGIPVFEVTRERPALEDLFLELTHGETV; via the coding sequence GTGACCGTCCTCGCCGCGCGGAATCTCACGAAGCGTCTCGGCGGCCGCGAGGTCGTCTCCGACGTTTCGTTCACGCTCGACGGCGGGGAGATCCTCGGCTTCCTCGGGCCGAACGGCGCCGGCAAGACGACGACGATCCGAATGCTCACGGGCCTGATCCGCCCGGACGCGGGGAGCGTCGAGATCGCCGGCTTCGACGTGCGCCGCGACTTCGAGAACGCCATGCGGCACGTCGGCGCGATCGTCGAGTCCCCCGACCTCTACGGCGAGCTCTCCGGCCGCGAGAACCTGGACCTCTTCGCCCGCATGATCGGGCGCGATGCCGCCCGGCGCATTCCGGAGCTCGGCGCGCTCGTCTCTCTCGAAGGCCGGCTCGACGACCGCGTCTCGACCTACTCCCTCGGGATGCGGCAGCGGCTCGGGCTCGCGCAGGCTCTCCTCGGCGAGCCGCGCGTCCTCATCCTGGACGAGCCTGCCAACGGGCTCGACCCTGCCGGGATTCGCGAGATCCGGGAGCTCCTGCGGGCGCTCGCCGGCGAGAGGGGTCTCGCGATCTTCCTCTCCAGCCATCTGCTCTCCGAGGTCGAGCAGACGTGCGACCGGGTCGCGATCCTGCACCGCGGAAGGATCCTCGCGCTCGACTCGGTCGAGCGTCTCCTCGCCTCGAGGGCGCGCGTCCGGTTCCGCACGTCCATTCCGAAGGCCGCTCGCGCGGCCCTCCGGCGGCACGCCGCGGAGGAGCCCGAGATCGAGGGAGACGCGTTCGTCCTGGCCGACGTCGCCGAGGACGAAGTCCCGCGCGCGCTGACGACGCTGGCGGCCGAGGGCATCCCGGTCTTCGAGGTCACCCGGGAGCGCCCCGCTCTGGAAGATCTCTTCCTCGAGCTCACGCACGGGGAGACGGTGTGA
- a CDS encoding GDSL-type esterase/lipase family protein, with protein sequence MSREPRPPSRRIFWRTGPLVASIPVAALLAWGFAAALAPPRGAAVPAASSPAPPPRRAGEYLLLALGDSLTRGTGAAPGSGYVDDAARELRAKNPGFRIENLAIEGLESTGLREVLAHPEPRRLAAAADAIFVSIGGNDLSHAVGRAGSEPPLEVLGRARRTFESNLDAILGELRSANPRGRILLLLLYNPFGEAELGAAGSPMIVDWNAAAEKIALAHGVRTVPTFDLFEEHPERLSRDHFHPNEEGYRLIAGRVKEAF encoded by the coding sequence ATGAGCCGCGAACCGCGACCGCCTTCCCGCCGAATCTTCTGGCGGACGGGTCCGCTCGTCGCCTCGATTCCCGTCGCGGCCCTCCTGGCCTGGGGGTTTGCGGCGGCGCTCGCCCCGCCGCGCGGAGCCGCGGTTCCGGCCGCCTCCTCCCCGGCCCCGCCCCCGCGGCGAGCGGGCGAGTACCTGCTGCTCGCCCTCGGCGATTCGTTGACGCGCGGAACCGGCGCCGCCCCGGGGTCCGGTTACGTCGACGACGCCGCCCGGGAGCTCCGGGCGAAGAATCCGGGTTTCCGGATCGAGAACCTCGCGATCGAGGGGCTCGAATCGACGGGCCTGCGCGAAGTCCTCGCCCACCCGGAGCCCCGGCGCCTCGCGGCGGCCGCCGATGCGATCTTCGTCTCGATCGGCGGGAACGACCTCTCTCACGCGGTCGGCCGGGCGGGTTCCGAGCCGCCGCTCGAGGTCCTGGGGCGGGCGCGGCGGACGTTCGAATCGAACCTCGACGCGATCCTCGGAGAACTGCGCTCGGCGAATCCCCGGGGGCGGATCCTCCTCCTCCTCCTGTACAACCCGTTCGGCGAAGCGGAGCTCGGCGCCGCCGGGTCGCCGATGATCGTGGACTGGAACGCGGCGGCGGAAAAGATCGCGCTCGCCCACGGGGTGAGGACGGTCCCCACGTTCGATCTCTTCGAGGAGCATCCGGAACGACTCTCCCGGGACCACTTCCACCCGAACGAAGAGGGATATCGGCTGATCGCGGGCCGGGTCAAAGAAGCCTTCTGA
- a CDS encoding HAD hydrolase-like protein: MPPTSLILFDIDGTLLSAGRASRDALREAFEKTGVPDMTFEGYDFSGKTDPQIVRELLAARSDPACDGANVSRVIEFYLEALEARIGPDAVVAKKGAAELLAALAGRPDVTLALLTGNHERGARAKLAPVDFNRYFPFGAFGSDHADRYELPAIAIARARALTGRDFLGKRVVVVGDSIHDVACGRAIGVKSVAVASGLTPADRLARENPDHLFADFADVPAVAEAILG, translated from the coding sequence ATGCCTCCCACGTCCCTCATCCTCTTCGACATCGACGGCACTCTCCTCTCCGCCGGACGCGCGTCCCGCGACGCGCTGCGGGAGGCGTTCGAGAAGACCGGCGTCCCGGACATGACGTTCGAGGGATACGACTTTTCGGGGAAAACCGACCCGCAGATCGTGCGCGAACTCCTCGCGGCGAGGAGCGATCCGGCGTGCGATGGCGCGAACGTTTCCCGGGTGATCGAGTTCTATCTGGAAGCGCTCGAAGCCCGGATCGGACCCGACGCCGTCGTCGCCAAGAAGGGAGCCGCGGAGCTCCTGGCGGCGCTCGCCGGCCGCCCCGACGTCACGCTCGCCCTCCTGACCGGCAACCACGAGCGGGGCGCGCGGGCGAAGCTCGCGCCGGTCGACTTCAACCGCTATTTCCCGTTCGGGGCGTTCGGAAGCGATCATGCCGACCGGTACGAGCTTCCCGCGATCGCGATCGCGCGGGCCCGCGCCCTCACCGGACGCGACTTCCTCGGCAAGCGGGTCGTCGTCGTGGGCGATTCGATCCACGACGTCGCCTGCGGGCGGGCCATCGGCGTCAAATCGGTCGCGGTCGCGTCCGGGCTGACTCCGGCGGACCGCCTCGCCCGCGAGAATCCCGACCACCTCTTCGCCGACTTCGCGGACGTCCCGGCCGTCGCGGAAGCGATCCTGGGATGA
- a CDS encoding SDR family NAD(P)-dependent oxidoreductase, with protein sequence MNSGHGPRRNERRFSGKHALVTGSRGIGRAIALAFAAEGARVSVLARTPEDLHSLERAGSDLAGEIRSRPADVADRAAVDAAVDACVSERGPVEILVNNAGMFLWKRFLDLSPEEWERVIATNLTSAYNLCRAIVPGMVERRSGRIVNVSSIHGLHGDANLTAHCAAKFGLVGFTESLARELREHNVTVNAVCPGTTDSREPNEAPRTSPLAQKLRPRDVASAVLWLSSDDAAGITGAAIEIYGGTHLRIQP encoded by the coding sequence ATGAACTCCGGGCACGGGCCGCGGCGAAACGAGCGCCGCTTCTCCGGGAAGCACGCGCTGGTCACCGGCAGCCGCGGAATCGGACGGGCGATCGCGCTCGCGTTCGCGGCCGAAGGCGCCCGGGTTTCGGTCCTGGCCCGCACTCCGGAGGATCTCCACTCGCTCGAGCGGGCAGGGTCGGACCTCGCCGGCGAGATCCGGTCCCGTCCGGCCGACGTCGCCGACCGCGCCGCCGTCGACGCGGCCGTCGACGCGTGCGTCTCCGAGCGCGGCCCCGTCGAGATCCTCGTCAACAACGCGGGGATGTTCCTCTGGAAGCGGTTCCTCGATCTCTCCCCGGAGGAATGGGAACGCGTGATCGCGACGAACCTGACCTCCGCATACAACCTCTGCCGCGCGATCGTCCCCGGAATGGTGGAGCGGCGGTCGGGACGGATCGTCAACGTCTCCTCGATCCACGGCCTGCACGGCGACGCGAACCTGACGGCGCATTGCGCCGCGAAGTTCGGCCTCGTCGGATTCACCGAGTCGCTCGCGCGTGAGCTGCGCGAGCACAACGTGACCGTCAACGCCGTGTGTCCCGGAACGACCGACAGCCGCGAGCCGAACGAGGCGCCGCGAACGTCCCCGCTCGCGCAGAAGCTCCGACCCCGCGACGTCGCGTCGGCGGTCCTGTGGCTCTCGTCGGACGACGCGGCGGGGATCACGGGAGCCGCGATCGAGATCTACGGCGGCACCCACCTGCGGATACAGCCGTAG